TTGTAGCCTTTGTATTGAAGTTGGAATTGCTCCACTCAACTGATTGCTTCCCAATTGTAGTGCTATCAAGCTGCTCAAGTTGCCAATTTCTACTGGAATGTTGCCCCTGATGTTGCAACGGAATAAACCCACATATAGGAGTGACGTAGAGAGATTCCCGCGAGAAGCTGGAATCGTGGTGTTTAGTGAATTGTCTCCCATGTCTAACTTTGTCAAATTTCTAAGATTAAACAAGCAAGAGAGAGTGCTTGCTGCTTGTGGAGTAGAAGCATCAATTGTCAAATTATTCAAGAACAAGGAAATAATCTCAAGGTTTTTCAAGGAACAGAGCGTGCTAGGAAGAAACCCGGTAAATGCGTTTTTGCTCATGTCTAGCACCCTGAGCTTGGAAGCACTGGAGAGGTTAGGGAGTAGTCCAGCCACGAGGTTAGTACTGGATACAAAAAGGATTTCTAAGTTTGGAGCGTTAAGACCGATGTTTGCGGGGAGGCTACCTGAGAGCTGATTGAAAGAAAGCCCTATTGTTCTTATCATGGAGAGATTGAAGAGTTTGGATAGGATGACGCCGCTGAGATTATTAATAGCCAGTCCCAAAAACTCTAACTGCGGAAGATCACCAATCTCATCCGGTATTGTACCTGTAACAATTTCAGAACCCTTGTATTAAATTTGTAACTTCAGtttaactaaaaactaaaaacaaattgATTATGAAATGCCCCCAAATTTATTACCTGTTAAATGATTCTCAGAAAGATCAATCCCGGTTAAGTAGGTCAAATTGCCAAGACTTTTCGGTATGCTTCCACGGAAATTGTTAGAGTGTAAAGAGATTTCACGAAGCTCTTTGCATTGCCACAGTTTGGCGGGAATCAGACCGCCAAGCTGGCTTCGACTCAAATCAAATACTCGAATACTCGAAAGATGCTCACATATATTGTCCGGAAAACTGCCACTCATGTTGTTTCCGTATAGATTCAAAATAGTCAAAGAAGATATGTTGAAGACAGGCATAAGAGCAGAGGCTTTTAGGGCATTGAACTGCACATACAACTCCTCCAGCTGAACTAAACTGCCCATCTCGTTCGGAAGTTCTATAAATCAATCCACATATATTGTTAAAATCATgtaaacatatataggagtagCTTCTTACTGGGAATCCCGTTCTGCCGTAGCAAAAGTGGGATAACATTATAAGGACCATGTGCTCACTATATAGATTCTCTTTTTGCTTTAGAATACGAGGGTCTTACACATTAAATATACGATTCCTATGATAGTCCTCTCATTCCATTTTTGCTAAAGTGGAACAAGATTCCTGCTAAGAAGGGGCTCGTATCTAAACTACCTAGTACCTATTAATAGAACTCTGAATAGAActctgctctcaaccaaaactACATAAAATTGGAATTTTAACCCTCACaccaaaactgcacaaaaataaaatatatgggcaatttagtaattacatgaacataaattttgttattatttacGACAACCTCACAGCCAGGTCAATATGACATGccctatttaaaaattaaaaataaaataaaatagtaaataaaaaacatgCCTGCTTTAGAAGAAACTGCTCATCATTGTCCCAATTTTtataattgatttcttttttttttttttgaattttaaaaactaatcacacttcatagtaaaaaacaaaaacaaaaagaaatgaaattatTCACACACAGTGTGTGAAGGCATCTGCTAGTATACATGTAACAAAACCTAAGTCATACAGTATACCTTCGAACTTGTTGTCGTCAAGGTATATGCCCTTCACCATTGTTAAGTTGCCTATTTCTCTGGGTATGCTACCTGTTAAATATGTGCATGCATTCCaacaaaaaagaaggaaaaaaaaaaaaaacaaacagatgATTGTTATACATCTTATATATAGAtgttaaaatgaaacaaatatatcaaaatgtaATGATGAAGCAAGCAATCATTAATTTATATTCCTAGGTGGCTGGTACTGGTGGTATGTACGTACCCGATAGTTGGTTCCTCATTAGATCAATTATTTCGAGTGCAGATAAGTTGAAGATAGCAGCCGGTATGAAACCCGAGAAGCCATTACCGTACAATCTAATGGTTTGAAGTTTAGCAAAAGACCCAAACCACCAAGGAATGGTTCCCATAAAGCTGTTGTTTCCAAAGTCAATCGCCTTCAACCGGCGCAAACGAGACAGTTCTTGCGGTAGGGGACCATGAAAGCTATTATTCTTAAGGCCCAACTCAACGAGAAATGAGAGGTTGCCTAGATGTGGAGGAATAACTCCGGCAAGAGACCCATGTGCGAGAGATTTAAGGCCGTGACTCTGTGGTGGCCAGCACCGCAGCTAACGCCAACCCAGTTGCAAATGTTGGAATTGGAGGCAGAGGACCAGTTGGCGGTCAAGATGTTTTGAGGGTCACTAGTGATGTGAGCTTTGAGAGAAAGAAGCGCAGACTGATCTGTGCTGATATTGGTATGAGATATTGCTAATACACCTGCAGTTAAGCAATTAGCCATAATCATCATATAGATATAACACAAGCAGTGTATCATCGACAACATTTTGTAGTAGTTTTCGTCTTTCGGTTTAAATTCGATCGAAAACTAGAACTCATTACATTCACATAAATAGGGAAACAAGTTGGTGTTACCAAGATTTGTGAACGACCTAGACTTGCCCGGCTTCTACATCAAGGTCTCCCACTACATCATTAACTTTTGACAcctataattattttgaattaatagCACATAATAAAGCTactttaattttcttctttggGATTACTTTAATGATGCAGGCATTCTTGGTATTTCTTTCTCGATTAGTTTAATTATGCAGGCATCCTTGGTTGCATTGCCTTAAAAATAGATGCAATCTCGGACACATAACAAAGTTGCTCACTTTGATGAGCTATtttccctttaaaaaaaaaaaatttgagtgCATCAGTCACAAATCATGGCccataaattataaaaatagttACGAAAAATTACAAAAGCAGGTGTTGCCCCTTAGTTTACGTCTAAAGGTGCGTATAAAAGTTTAGAAGTGTGAACAAAAGTTTAAAATTATGTGGAAAAGTCTAAAGGTATGTAAAAAAAAGTCTAAAGGTGTATATAAAATTCTAAAGCTGTGTGAAAGTAAAGACTTTTGAACACCTATGTTTTATGTTGTCGTGTAAAATCTCTATAAAAGAGATGTCTATGTACGTTTGTAATCAATCACATTCTagcaataaaaaaagaaaatatttttgttattgGAAGAAACTTTTTGCTAATAGTCTGAAAAACATTCAGAGGAAGCAACAAGCTTTTAGAAAATTATTCTGAAAGTTTTTCTTACTATTAGCAGCAAGTTTCTTCCGAttacaaaaacattttcttttcttattgctGGAATGGGATCGATTACAAACGTACAATGTTATCATCTGTTGTTCGAACTAGAACAATGCTTCTCCATATTTTTTGCATGTGAATAGGCCATTGTAAGATCAGTTCCCCAATTTTTTGTGTACAAGGACAATCTAATGTTTTCAAATCTTTTATCTGCAACTACTGATGTGAATCAAGAATTAGGATGACTGCCAAGGGGAAATATCATATATAACCATTTGTGTATGTTAATGACAAAGTGTTtgctaatgtttttttttttttgtataaaatgtaTAAATCTAGACACTAGCCTATAAAAAATATTCGCTACATTATCTATACAGCCTTCATTATCTTTGTGTAACTAGTATTAGTTTGGATTTCTATGCATTTATATTTTGGGAGTTATATATTTTTAGAACATGTTCTATAGTTGGATTTTTGCTCCCGCAACAACGTATGGGCACAGTTTTCTAGTATTATCTATAGATTATAGCAAAAGaaccaaattaaattattatccCACTTTTTGTAAATTGCAATCCTTGACTTGTAGTGGATGTAGTCATGGAGGCATCCTATTGGTATTTCCTTCGTCGTCCTCTTCCATTTAGCTTCAGCTAATAATTACCATTGGTAATAGCAATTTAGAAATCATTGGTTTCGCTTATTAGATTATAGCGGCCGCAATGAATGAGGGTTACTTTACCGCACTGAATTAGGATTTAGTCAAAAACCCCCAGTTCACTGGTGGAGAATAGGTAGGTTGACTATTTTGCCCTCTTAACAAGTGAGAACACTGAGTTTAACatcttaattaataataattagcaAACAttttccatgccattgttgttCTTTAACATTCAAAATCTAGAGCATTTAGTTTCGTAATTAACTAAATATTGATGTAACATCTGACCTGAATTAACCATATGACCCTAAACAAACACTACACATCATGCAAGAGACATCAAGTGAGCCTCAGAAACATACCACGCGCTGCCTGTGCCCGGTAAACGCTTGGCGGAGCTCTTGGTATCCGCTCCTGTAGTGCTCCAGCGAGAAACAAAGCTGCCGGATCACCTCTCTTTTCTCCTCAGCCCCATCCGAGATCACAACACTCTGCCTGTTCACCTCTTGCTGCAACTCCTTCACTCTTGATTTCAGCTCATCTACTAGTCTTCGCGCACTTTCGGATCCAACAATCAGACCCTCGTGTTCTGTTTGTAACCGACTAAGATGTCCGGCCATTTCCTGAATCTGATTGTTGCGGGAACTCACATTCACAAATGAGAGAGGTGGAAGTGCGTCACTGGTCAGGTACTCATGGTGGAGACAACCAAACTTGGACTTAGTGACTTTCCACTTCAATATCTTATTTAGAAAGAAACTTTTGTGGTACAAATATTATAccgagttttaatgaaaagactgcggtactgttcactttaatgaaaaatcacatttttacattaaaaagtcaatcatggtactattcataaaaccctttattttgtcattatcgttaaaactcaaagttttccaacctttttcattagttttcctaatattATATACATGAAAGGGCTACCACAACTCCAAGCAACAAAACTCTTTGTTTTGCAAGAGTCGGGAAAAACATCTATCGTACACAACTTTACTTTTACTTTGCAAAGAGACTGTTTCTACGACTCGAACTCGTATTCAATCACAAACGAGCAGTAGCGGAGCCAAGGTGGGGGCAATGGGATTCCTTGACCCCAATAACCTTGTGgccaaacaagaagaagaagaaggagctgataaagtttgtttgtgtttgtttgaTTAGTTTCTTGGGGTTTAGAACTTGACAGAAAAATGGAACAAAGAATGCAGAGATGTTGGATGACTACAAGGCTGTGCAAATTACATCTGCCATCACTTCATTTAATAAGGAATGTTTGTAAGGTTTGGTACATTGCCAACTCCCAAAACATTTTTTAAGAGTTTGGGGGACAAgagaacttaaacaaatattaCACCCATTCTCCTCCAGATTTGATCCTAGCCCTTCATTGGGGTTTTAAGCGATCTAATCTGGAGTGTACACTTGTCactctcacacacacatacaaagCATTTAAActgaaaactagccgttgggaCTAAacccttcttttcttctttcttcttcgatGCAGCAGCAACTCATCCATTGGAGCTCCACTTGCTGTTGTCAATCCTTGGAACTAGAAGCAGTTTAAGGTCCAACaggcagtggcgaagccaggatttctCGGGGGGAGGGGCGAATTTAAAACAGtgcaaggttaaaaaaaaaaagcaacaacTAAATCTTTGTATATAAtaatgtcttccataattaatcaataaaaacaaattacaattgttgtcgacgaggtttcatgtcatgaaaacgtcgcataataggctcattatcaataaaagcaaatacatctctctcaatgtaaacaaccatgctatcactcaaccattgatctcccattttattacgcaatggtgttttcacaatcttcatagcagaaaaagctctctccaccgaagcggttgcaaccggtaacaccaaagccaatgtaagaagcttataCACTAACATATAGCTTTCACACCTCCCAGTCTTCACTAACTCTTTTGCAAGATCACTGATTCCTCTCAATGATGAAAACTCACTATGTATCTTCATATCTTGAATGTAATTGTCAAGTTGAATTTGAAGATTCATGAGGTCCATACGATCAAAATCTTGAGGATAAAGTTGGGCTAAACGaacaattttttctttgtcaaaagatgcaaaattattcactggactcaaacatgccatacaaagaagcaactcggtgtttacctcattgaagcgatcattcaattcctttagttgcatatcaaggacttgaaaatagaggtctacacgatagtaatggaagtttgtaatttttggaGCTTTACGCCTTGATTTTCCAGGTACGAAATGCAAATCCTCCATGTTAGGAATGACAATATCATGCTCCTCACAAAACTTTTCTACATCATGCAACAAGTCCCCAAAGTCATCATCTCTCAAGGATTGTAGTCTTTGTTTGCATACTTCCACTAACGCCATCgcattcacaatatcttgatcttTCTTTTGCAATGCTTGTGATAACTCATTTGTAATTCCCAATATAAGTCTCATCAAGAAAAAgtgaaacacaaaatcaaaagttTGTATGTCTTTGAATAACCCAGTAGCTTCACCGAGATTATCTTGGTTGCGATCACTTTTAATCCATTCAACCACCTCCACCACGGCTTCAAACATAACAATAATACTAACTATAGTACCATAATGCGAGTTCCACCGTGTATCACATGGACGCATGAGGCTACTTTCTTGATTTAACCCTTTACCCGTTTCAAGATTACCAAGATGAAGAGCTTTTTgaatttgttcttgttgtttctCTCTCAATGCATCACGACGCTTGCACGAAGATCCAATAAGATTCACCAATCTATTagcattgatgaagaaattggcAACATCCTCATTTTCCTTTGCCACAAATACAAGAGCTAGTTGGAGTTGGTGTGCAAAACAATGAATATAAAATGCTTGAGGGTATTTGttcaaaatctttgttttaagaCCATTTAACTCACCTCTCATATTACTAGCTCCATCATAGCCTTGTCCTCGTAACTTGGACATACTCAAATTTGTTGTAGCAAACAATCTCTCAATAGCCTCTTCAAGTGAGCTACTAGTTGTAGAGGAGACATGTT
This region of Malus domestica chromosome 07, GDT2T_hap1 genomic DNA includes:
- the LOC139197820 gene encoding uncharacterized protein, which codes for MERYYKKQCLNPSPNIPDSPPLPSNIPGSPPPPSSIPSSAQQSEITELDEILANLPADLGLRHRMLDYPLNCREAIRRYYLQKEPCQPKSHIMPRKASDNRCFIIGWFDNFKWLEYSIVKDAAFCRYCYLFKCDFDKAGGSGSDVFTTKGFTNWRKGPENFRVHEGGVGSLHNKAMQQAKDLMTQKQHIETFVIKQTDEARVNYHTLLSGALDCTRWLLRQGLAFRGHDESLKSSNRGNYIELMQFLADHNEKVRKVVFENAPKNLKYTSSDIQKDLVRACAIETINAITKDMEGTFFSLLVDGSRDASNKEQMAVVLRYVNKKGEAIEKFLGVQHVSSTTSSSLEEAIERLFATTNLSMSKLRGQGYDGASNMRGELNGLKTKILNKYPQAFYIHCFAHQLQLALVFVAKENEDVANFFINANRLVNLIGSSCKRRDALREKQQEQIQKALHLGNLETGKGLNQESSLMRPCDTRWNSHYGTIVSIIVMFEAVVEVVEWIKSDRNQDNLGEATGLFKDIQTFDFVFHFFLMRLILGITNELSQALQKKDQDIVNAMALVEVCKQRLQSLRDDDFGDLLHDVEKFCEEHDIVIPNMEDLHFVPGKSRLNNFASFDKEKIVRLAQLYPQDFDRMDLMNLQIQLDNYIQDMKIHSEFSSLRGISDLAKELVKTGSFFLNKILKWKVTKSKFGCLHHEYLTSDALPPLSFVNVSSRNNQIQEMAGHLSRLQTEHEGLIVGSESARRLVDELKSRVKELQQEVNRQSVVISDGAEEKREVIRQLCFSLEHYRSGYQELRQAFTGHRQRVILNVKEQQWHGKCVLAISHTNISTDQSALLSLKAHITSDPQNILTANWSSASNSNICNWVGVSCGAGHHRVTALNLSHMGLLPELFLHI